The sequence ATTTTTATTTATGTTATTTGTTCTGTTATTCGAGGAGCATCCGTCAGAGGTCGCTGCCGGATCCCAACGCTCGGAGCGCTGCGGCCGATCGACGGCGACGCACGAAGGAGCCCGGAGGACCGGGAGCGTTTGCCGCCATCTCAACCGCCTTACCGTGCGGTGGCGAATCCGGGGCTATGCGAACCATCCGCGACCACCCGGTCCGCTTCGGCGAACTGGCCGGCCCGCTGGTCCACGGCGCCAACTTCTTTCATTGGCAACTCGTCTCGACGCAGGAACTCGCAACCGCGGTCGAGTACCCCTTCGAGGATCTGGTCGACGACGACGCCATCCCCTACGCGCCCGTCGTCGTCGACGCGACCGTCCACCGGTATCCGAGGTTCGGGGACGCCGTCTCCGTCGAGACGACGCCCACCCGCGTGGGTGACTCCAGCCTGCAGGTGGTCTACGAGGCGGTCGACGAAAACGGCGAGCCCTTCTCGACCGCCCGGATGACCCACGTGACGATCGCCCCCGAGGGCGGGGCGCTCGCGTTACCCGAGGCGGTCCGGGACCGGCTCGACGGCAGACGGGAGTCCCGCGACGTCGACCCCGGGCCGACGGACGATGGAGGGCCGGAGGAACGCGCCGCCGACCACCCGACGTTCGAGGACGCCTTCCGGATCCACAGCCCCCACATCGAGGGCTCGGAACTGGCGTACTTCGAGGAGTATCCCCGGTTCGCCGACGTCGCGCTCGAATCGGTCCTCGCCGACGCAGGGGTCGACCCGAGCGACGTCGCCGGCGGGAGACAGCCGTTCCGCCTGCAGTCGTGGCACTGGGAGTTCAACTCGACAGTCGCGTTCGACTCGACGCTGTCGGTGACGACCGACGTACAGTCCGTGACCGAGGAGTCGATCCGGGTCGAACACACCTTCCGGACCGACGGCGAGGTCCGCATCGAGGGGCTCACCGAGTACGGCTGCTTCGACCGCGAGGGCGATCCGACGACCTACACCGCGGAGATGCTGGCGCCGTTCGAGCCGTAGCGGGCGGCGGACGTCGGTAACACCGGCACCGTGATCCCCACGAGCACGTCGACCGAGAACTCAAGTTCCCCGGCGGAGAGATGCCGGACGTGACCTTGGAAGACGACGTTGCCCTCGTCACGGGGGCCAGTTCGGGAATCGGCGAAGCAACGGCGCACGCACTCGCCCGCGAGGGCGCGAACGTCGCGCTCGCGGCACGGCGCCGGGACCGGCTCGAATCGATCGCTACGGAGGTCGAATCGGAGTACGGCGCCGGAACGCTCGTCGTCCCCACGGACGTTCGCGACGAGGCGGCGGTCGAGGCGATGATCGAAGCGGCGGTCGAGACGTTCGGCCGGCTCGACGTCGTCGTGAACAACGCCGGGCTCGGGCTCGGCGGCGACGTCGAGGCGACGACGACGGAGCAGTACCGCACGATGATGGAGACGAACGTCGACGGCGTCTTCTTCGCGACGCGGGCGGCCCTGCCGCACCTGCGGGAGACCGACGGGAACCTCGTGTTCGTCGGGAGCTTCGCGGGGCAGTACCCCCGGCCCGGCAACCCGATCTACGCGGCGACCAAGTGGTGGGTCCGCGGGTTCGCACACAGCCTCGAAGGGCAGGTCGGCGGCGAGGGCGTCGGCGTCAGCGTGGTCAACCCCACCGAGGTCCGGACGGAGTTCGGAAGCGAGGAGGGCGACCCCTTCACCGAGCGGTTCGAGCCGGGGGAGATGACCGACCCCGCGGAGGTCGCCGACGCCGTCGCCTTCGCCGCCGGTCAGGACCGCTCGACGGTCCACGAGATCGACCTCTACCGCCGGGACAAGTTCGAGGGATGGTGAGCGGTCCGGCGACCTGGGCGTCGGGAAGAGTTTATAATCGCCCGCCCCCCGACTGTGGCGTATGAACGCGCTGGCCGGTCACGGCGGGGCGGTACCGTGAGCGACCAGTACATCACCTCCGAGGATCACCTGCCCGCCGACACCGGCGGCGAGATCACCCTCCAGGTGACCGACGGGGAGACGAAACACATCTTCACCACCCGGGCGCGGATCGCCCGCGACGCCGCGGAACTCGACGATCCCGACCCGCTCACGATCCTCCGGGGGCCACACGAGAACCGCGAGGAGCAGTGGTACATCGAGATCATCGAGGCCGACATCTCCGAACCGAGCATAGACGAGGCGACACTCGAAGCCTGCTTCGAGCGGAGCCACGAGGGGTCGAACGTGCTGACCGCCCGCGGGGAGGACGTGAAGACGCTGGTCGCCTACCTCGTCGAGACCGGCGAGTACGACTCGGTTTCGACCGCGGTCCGGTCGCTGCTCAGAGAGCACCTCTCGGAGACCCGTCCGGAGTTGATCGACCGCTACGTCGACCTCCGGGCCGAACGCGAGCGCCAGCAGGCGGAGTTCCGACTGGGCGGGGGTCGCGAGGAGTGACTCCCGACGGACGGGACGGCGCCCCGGCGACGGACGCCGGCGGCGCCCTCGTAACAGACGGCGGGACCGAAAGCGCCAGCGTCGACGGGCCGGCCGACAGCCTCCGTGTGTACCTCCGGACGTTGGAGTCGGTGGGTGAACTGAACCGGATCGACGCCGACGTCTCCTGGAACCTGGAGGCCAGTGCGATCACGATGCTGGCGAACAACCGCGACGACCGCATCCCGGTCTTCGAGTCGGTGGCCGACTCCGGGATCCCCGCGCGGCTGGTGGGCGACCCCTACCGCGGCTCCCGTGGGCGGCCGTGGGACCGGCCGGCGCGGGCGCTCGGCCTCCAGCCGGACCTCACCGGCGACGAGTACTACCGGACGGTGATGGACCGGCTCCGGAACCCCGTCGACCCCGTCACCGTCGACGCCGAGGCGGCGCCCTGCAAGGCAGTGATCCGCCGCGGCGAGGACGTAGACCTGTTTTCGGTGCCGTGGCCGTACATCCACGCCGCCGACGGCGGGCGCTACTCGAACCTCCACACGATGGTGGCGCCGGATCCCGACTCCTCGTGGACCGACTGGTCGTCACACCGCGCGATGATCCAGGACGGCGCCCGCGCGAGCGTCCTGCTTCTGGCCGGCGAGCAGACCCCGAACCTGTTTTATTATCGGTACGAGCGGCGCGACGAGCCGATGCCGGTGGCGCTCGCCGTCGGCGTCGAACCCGCCGCGCAGTTCACCGCGTCGATGTGGATCCCGACCGGCAGCGACGAGGCGGCGTTCGCCGGCGGGTTGAAGGGCGACCCCGTCGAACTCGTCGAGTGTACCACGAACGACCTGAAGGTGCCGGCGAGCGCCGAGTTGGTGATCGAGGGACGGATCCTCCCGAGCGAGCG comes from Halobellus ruber and encodes:
- a CDS encoding acyl-CoA thioesterase, with protein sequence MRTIRDHPVRFGELAGPLVHGANFFHWQLVSTQELATAVEYPFEDLVDDDAIPYAPVVVDATVHRYPRFGDAVSVETTPTRVGDSSLQVVYEAVDENGEPFSTARMTHVTIAPEGGALALPEAVRDRLDGRRESRDVDPGPTDDGGPEERAADHPTFEDAFRIHSPHIEGSELAYFEEYPRFADVALESVLADAGVDPSDVAGGRQPFRLQSWHWEFNSTVAFDSTLSVTTDVQSVTEESIRVEHTFRTDGEVRIEGLTEYGCFDREGDPTTYTAEMLAPFEP
- a CDS encoding SDR family oxidoreductase → MPDVTLEDDVALVTGASSGIGEATAHALAREGANVALAARRRDRLESIATEVESEYGAGTLVVPTDVRDEAAVEAMIEAAVETFGRLDVVVNNAGLGLGGDVEATTTEQYRTMMETNVDGVFFATRAALPHLRETDGNLVFVGSFAGQYPRPGNPIYAATKWWVRGFAHSLEGQVGGEGVGVSVVNPTEVRTEFGSEEGDPFTERFEPGEMTDPAEVADAVAFAAGQDRSTVHEIDLYRRDKFEGW
- a CDS encoding UbiD family decarboxylase; translation: MYLRTLESVGELNRIDADVSWNLEASAITMLANNRDDRIPVFESVADSGIPARLVGDPYRGSRGRPWDRPARALGLQPDLTGDEYYRTVMDRLRNPVDPVTVDAEAAPCKAVIRRGEDVDLFSVPWPYIHAADGGRYSNLHTMVAPDPDSSWTDWSSHRAMIQDGARASVLLLAGEQTPNLFYYRYERRDEPMPVALAVGVEPAAQFTASMWIPTGSDEAAFAGGLKGDPVELVECTTNDLKVPASAELVIEGRILPSERLDEGPFGDYFGYMHGPRRSMPVLRVDAVTHRQDPLIPFCVEGSGVGYSLNTTSTTEVACIGPDATLGLRAAGYDVEKCVPWRFTPRSVYVVSTDVPRPGYLHELANFIFTTWGMLHVDFFVFVDAEVDPLSTREVLEALALHADPDADFHQFGAETMPKVPLNIYQTPEEKGDVETGTSKSKTAKAYIDATSDGGAETEPTADRGALRERARSVLDRAGVDLDPGVAADD